A single genomic interval of Lathyrus oleraceus cultivar Zhongwan6 chromosome 7, CAAS_Psat_ZW6_1.0, whole genome shotgun sequence harbors:
- the LOC127100457 gene encoding probable nucleolar protein 5-2, giving the protein MLLLFETAAGFALFKVLDEGKLSKVEDLQQSFSSADTARKVVKLKAFSKFENTSEALKSANLLIDGKASKDLRKFLSVHCQNETLGVADTKLASIIKEKLQIDCVHNVGVMELMRGVRYQLTELIAGLAVQDMAPMSLGLSHSLSRYKLKFSADKVDTMIVQAIGLLDDLDKELNTYAMRVREWYGWHFPELTKIILDNIQYAKAVKLMGDRINAAKLDFSEILSEEVEAEVKEASVISMGTEIGDLDLENIRELCDQVLSLSEYRAQLYDYLKSRMNTIAPNLTAMVGELVGARLIAHGGSLLNLAKQPGSTVQILGAEKALFRALKTKHATPKYGLIYHASLIGQAAPKFKGKISRSLAAKTALAIRCDALGDGQDNTMGLENRAKLEARLRGLEGKELGRFAGSAKGKPKIEAYDKDKKKGSGGLITPAKTYNTAADSVIEPKSNSAMDEDTPETPVTGKKKEKKEKKKREKKEDKVEDVVEEPEQEVVKKEKKKKKKESTEKAEVQNGDNNLNGGEKKKKRKKSAEEEDTTDMPSKKKEKKKKRDV; this is encoded by the exons ATGCTTCTACTGTTTGAAACGGCCGCTGGTTTTGCACTTTTCAAAGTGCTGGATGAAGGAAAGCTTTCAAAAGTTGAG GACTTACAACAGTCGTTTTCCAGTGCAGATACTGCTAGAAAG GTGGTCAAATTGAAAGCATTTTCCAAATTTGAGAATACATCAGAGGCTTTAAAGTCTGCTAATTTATTGATTGATGGGAAAGCTAGTAAGGATTTGCGCAAGTTTTTAAGTGTTCATTGCCAAAATGAAACATTAGGTGTAGCTGACACGAAGCTTGCGAGTATCATCAAGGAAAAATTG CAAATCGATTGTGTTCACAACGTTGGTGTTATGGAGTTGATGAGAGGTGTCAGATATCAATTGACTGAACTCATAGCTGGTCTAGCTGTTCAAGACATGGCTCCTATGAGCTTGGGTTTGTCTCATAGCTTATCCAGATACAAGTTGAAGTTTAGTGCTGACAAG GTGGATACTATGATCGTCCAAGCTATTGGTTTACTCGATGATCTTGATAAAGAGCTGAATACCTATGCCATGAGAGTTCGTGAGTGGTATGGTTGGCATTTTCCAGAACTTACCAAAATCATATTGGACAACATCCAATATGCAAAGGCAGTCAAGTTAATGGGTGATCGCATCAATGCTGCAAAGCTTGATTTCTCTGAG ATTTTGTCAGAGGAGGTTGAGGCAGAGGTGAAGGAAGCATCAGTAATATCTATGGGAACTGAAATTGGTGACCTTGATTTAGAAAACATTAGAGAACTCTGTGATCAGGTTTTGTCTCTTTCAGAATACAGGGCACAACTCTATGATTATCTCAAGAGTAGGATGAACACCATAGCGCCCAATTTGACTGCTATGGTTGGGGAGCTTGTCGGTGCTCGTCTCATTGCCCACGGTGGTAGCTTATTAAATCTTGCAAAGCAGCCTGGTAGTACTGTGCAGATTCTTGGTGCCGAGAAGGCTCTTTTTAGGGCACTTAAGACTAAACATGCCACTCCAAAGTATGGTCTCATTTACCATGCATCTTTGATTGGCCAGGCAGCTCCAAAGTTCAAGGGCAAAATTTCACGATCACTTGCTGCAAAGACTGCTTTGGCTATCAGGTGTGATGCACTTGGAGATGGGCAAGATAACACCATGGGATTGGAGAACAGAGCCAAG CTTGAAGCACGATTGAGGGGTCTTGAAGGCAAAGAACTAGGTCGCTTTGCCGGTTCTGCTAAAGGGAAGCCTAAGATAGAAGCATATGACAAGGATAAAAAGAAAGGATCTGGAGGACTGATAACGCCTGCCAAG ACATATAATACTGCAGCTGATTCAGTTATTGAGCCCAAATCTAATTCTGCAATGGACGAAGATACACCAGAGACTCCTGTTACGGGcaaaaagaaggaaaagaaagaaaagaagaaaagggAGAAAAAAGAAGATAAGGTTGAAGATGTTGTTGAGGAACCCGAACAGGAAGTtgtgaaaaaagaaaagaagaagaaaaagaaggaaTCCACAGAGAAAGCAGAGGTGCAGAATGGTGACAATAATTTGAATGGAggagaaaagaagaaaaagagaaagaagagTGCAGAGGAGGAAGACACAACTGATATGCCGagcaaaaagaaagaaaaaaagaagaaaagagacGTTTAG